A stretch of Mastomys coucha isolate ucsf_1 unplaced genomic scaffold, UCSF_Mcou_1 pScaffold1, whole genome shotgun sequence DNA encodes these proteins:
- the Yod1 gene encoding ubiquitin thioesterase OTU1 has product MFGGAKGGHFGVPPAGCSGAVSQAEAGTKAGPAAGRPADAMWRLRCKAKGGTHVLQGLSSRTRLRELQGQIAAITGIAPGSQRILVGYPPECLDLSDRDITLGDLPIQSGDMLIVEEDPTRPKASPAYSKHGAPSYVRETLPVLTRTAVPADNSCLFTSVYYVVEGGVLNPACAPEMRRLIAQIVASDPDLYSEAILGKTNQEYCDWIRRDDTWGGAIEISILSKFYQCEICVVDTQTVRIDRFGEDAGYTKRVLLIYDGIHYDPLQRNFPDPDTPPLTIFSSNDDIVLVQALELADEARRKRQFTDVNRFTLRCMVCQKGLTGQAEARDHARETGHTNFGEV; this is encoded by the exons ATGTTTGGAGGCGCGAAGGGCGGCCATTTTGGGGTCCCCCCCGCTGGTTGCTCCGGCGCTGTGTCCCAGGCCGAGGCCGGGACCAAGGCTGGCCCCGCAGCAGGCCGGCCGGCCGACGCGATGTGGCGGCTCCGCTGCAAGGCCAAGGGCGGCACCCACGTTTTGCAGGGTCTTTCCAGCCGGACCCGCTTACGGGAACTACAGGGCCAGATCGCCGCTATCACCGGCATCGCTCCGGGCAGTCAGCGAATCCTCGTCGGCTACCCACCCGAGTGCCTGGATCTCAGCGACCGGGACATCACTCTTGGGGACCTGCCCATCCAGTCAG gtGACATGCTGATTGTTGAAGAAGACCCAACCAGACCAAAAGCTTCACCTGCGTATTCAAAACATGGTGCTCCTAGTTATGTCAGGGAAACCCTGCCTGTGCTTACCAGAACCGCAGTCCCAGCAGACAACTCTTGCCTCTTTACCAGTGTGTACTATGTCGTTGAAGGAGGAGTCTTGAATCCAGCTTGTGCCCCTGAGATGAGACGCCTCATCGCACAAATTGTAGCAAGTGATCCAGACCTGTACAGTGAGGCGATACTgggaaaaacaaaccaagagtACTGTGACTGGATCAGAAGGGATGATACGTGGGGGGGAGCAATCGAGATATCAATCCTGTCCAAGTTTTATCAATGTGAAATATGTGTAGTGGATACACAGACGGTCAGAATTGATCGTTTTGGGGAAGATGCAGGATATACCAAAAGAGTTCTGCTTATCTACGATGGCATTCACTATGATCCACTGCAGCGGAACTTTCCTGACCCTGACACCCCACCTCTGACCATTTTCTCCTCAAATGATGATATTGTTCTTGTACAAGCACTGGAATTAGCTGATGAAGCCAGAAGGAAGAGACAGTTCACTGATGTAAACCGCTTCACCCTGAGATGCATGGTGTGTCAGAAGGGCCTAACAGGACAAGCTGAAGCCAGGGACCATGCCAGGGAGACGGGCCATACCAACTTTGGAGAGGTGTGA